A genomic region of uncultured Paludibaculum sp. contains the following coding sequences:
- a CDS encoding exo-beta-N-acetylmuramidase NamZ domain-containing protein, with translation MKTQMLMPLMALTAAVALAQTPAMYSASPDIDRAIEDAIKEERIPGAVCLVGQPGKILHFKAYGNRALVPSKEAMTLDTIFDAASLTKVVATTSSIMKLFDEGRIRLNDKVTVYLPEFQGGKSDITVRQLMTHFSGLRPDLTLTPEWSGYDTGIQKALADKPVAEPGERMIYSDINYELLGEIVHKVSGVPLDEYARNEIFLPLGMKESMFNPPAEWRPRIAPTEMWKGAVLRGVVHDPTARFMGGVAGHAGLFTTAMDLARFATFMLNLGRIEGAQVVSPLTVRKFTEPQTPPLQTTMRGLGWDIDSPFSGNRGELFPIGSYGHTGFTGTSLWIDPYTKTYVILLANSVHPNLRPAITSLRGRVATIAAAAAGIDVQDVTLTGFNELLPARAVGRTAETLTGIDVLVQEKFARLAGKRVGLITNHTGLTRAGGRNIDAMLSGGVKLTALFSPEHGISGKEDQENVANARDEKTGLPVYSLYKGEDRTPGKSVLKGIDVLVFDIQDIGTRFYTYPSTMRNAMQAAAAAKIPILVLDRPDPITGLHVEGPLLEKDKLSFVGCSTLPLRHGMTMGELARFLNEEDGIHAQLEVVKLKNWRRADWFDATTLEWVDPSPNMRSLNAALLYPGIGMLEYSKNYSVGRGTDAPFEQVGADWINGPALAAYLNHRQVPGVRFYATRFTPTASNLKGKVVQGVRFVILDREGFSSLRLGLEVAVALQKLYPGKIDLPLNRNLIGSTEVIEAIGRAEDPRNLEPRLQEELQPFLEKRAKYLLYR, from the coding sequence ATGAAGACACAGATGCTAATGCCGCTCATGGCATTGACCGCTGCCGTGGCGCTGGCGCAGACGCCGGCGATGTACTCGGCATCGCCCGATATCGACCGCGCCATTGAAGACGCGATCAAGGAAGAGCGGATTCCCGGAGCGGTGTGCCTGGTGGGACAGCCGGGGAAGATCCTCCACTTCAAGGCGTATGGAAACCGGGCGCTGGTGCCGAGCAAAGAGGCGATGACGCTGGACACCATCTTCGACGCGGCGTCGTTGACGAAGGTGGTGGCTACGACGTCGTCGATCATGAAGCTGTTCGACGAGGGGCGGATCCGGCTGAACGACAAGGTCACCGTCTATCTGCCGGAGTTCCAGGGCGGCAAGAGCGACATCACCGTGAGGCAGTTGATGACGCACTTCTCGGGACTGCGGCCCGATCTGACGTTGACGCCGGAGTGGTCGGGGTACGACACAGGCATCCAGAAGGCATTGGCGGACAAGCCGGTGGCCGAACCGGGTGAGCGGATGATCTACTCCGATATCAACTACGAGTTACTGGGTGAGATTGTCCACAAGGTGAGTGGGGTCCCCCTGGACGAGTATGCACGGAACGAGATCTTCCTGCCGTTGGGGATGAAGGAATCCATGTTCAATCCGCCGGCGGAGTGGCGGCCACGGATCGCGCCGACGGAGATGTGGAAGGGCGCGGTGCTGCGGGGCGTGGTACACGATCCGACGGCGCGGTTCATGGGCGGAGTGGCGGGCCACGCGGGCCTGTTCACGACGGCGATGGATCTGGCAAGATTCGCTACCTTCATGCTGAATCTGGGCCGCATTGAGGGAGCGCAAGTCGTGTCCCCGTTGACGGTGAGGAAGTTCACCGAGCCACAGACTCCGCCGCTACAGACGACGATGCGCGGTTTGGGCTGGGACATCGACTCGCCGTTCTCAGGCAATCGGGGCGAGTTGTTCCCAATTGGCAGCTATGGGCACACCGGGTTCACGGGCACCTCCCTGTGGATCGATCCGTACACGAAGACGTACGTGATTCTGCTGGCCAATAGCGTGCACCCGAATCTGCGGCCGGCGATTACGTCGTTACGCGGGCGGGTGGCGACCATCGCGGCGGCGGCGGCGGGGATCGACGTCCAGGACGTGACGCTTACTGGATTCAACGAGTTGCTGCCGGCGCGAGCGGTGGGACGGACGGCCGAAACATTAACAGGCATTGATGTTCTGGTGCAGGAGAAGTTCGCGCGACTTGCCGGAAAGCGGGTGGGGCTGATCACGAACCACACAGGGCTTACGCGCGCTGGTGGGCGAAATATCGACGCGATGTTGTCGGGCGGCGTGAAATTGACGGCGCTGTTCTCGCCGGAGCACGGGATTTCCGGCAAGGAGGATCAGGAGAACGTCGCGAATGCGCGGGATGAGAAGACGGGGCTGCCAGTTTACAGTCTTTACAAAGGCGAAGATCGAACGCCGGGCAAGTCCGTACTAAAGGGCATTGACGTACTAGTATTTGATATCCAGGATATCGGCACGCGATTCTATACATATCCGTCCACAATGAGGAACGCGATGCAGGCCGCTGCGGCGGCGAAGATCCCGATTCTGGTACTGGACCGGCCGGACCCAATCACGGGTCTGCATGTGGAAGGGCCACTGCTGGAGAAGGACAAGCTCTCCTTTGTGGGCTGCAGTACACTTCCGCTGCGGCATGGGATGACGATGGGGGAGTTAGCCCGCTTTCTGAACGAGGAAGATGGAATTCACGCCCAGTTGGAGGTTGTGAAACTGAAGAATTGGCGGCGGGCAGACTGGTTTGATGCCACAACCCTGGAGTGGGTGGACCCGTCGCCGAATATGCGGAGCCTGAATGCGGCGCTATTGTATCCAGGGATCGGCATGCTGGAGTACTCGAAGAACTACTCAGTAGGCCGGGGGACGGACGCTCCATTCGAACAGGTGGGTGCGGATTGGATCAATGGACCGGCGTTGGCTGCCTATCTGAACCACCGGCAGGTGCCGGGGGTACGGTTTTACGCAACACGATTCACGCCAACTGCTTCAAATCTCAAGGGTAAGGTGGTGCAGGGGGTACGATTCGTGATTCTGGACCGGGAGGGGTTTTCGTCGCTGCGGCTGGGGCTGGAAGTGGCGGTCGCCCTGCAAAAACTGTATCCGGGAAAGATCGACCTGCCGTTGAACCGGAATCTCATTGGGTCGACGGAAGTTATTGAAGCGATAGGGCGGGCGGAAGACCCGCGAAATCTCGAGCCTCGACTGCAGGAAGAATTGCAGCCGTTTCTGGAGAAGCGGGCCAAGTATCTGCTGTACCGGTAG
- a CDS encoding sodium:solute symporter, with translation MRYLDLAIIVLYLIGITWFGARFKDSQKSLRDYFLGGRNTPWWAIGFSIVSAETSTLTVIGTPALSFYGNFGFLQVVFGYLLARIFISTLFLPQYFRGELFTAYQLMERRFGPRLRKLTAGTFLLLRALAEGVRVFAISIVVSIILGTGEVASIVLIVCLTLFYTFEGGMTAVIWTDVVQMILYVGGALVSLFVILAKIPGGWPEVWQAAGAADKLGVFDFHFEWTMKFFSAPYTFWAGFLGGCFLTTASHGTEQLMVQRLLSARNERESRLALFSSWFVILFQFTLFLVIGLILWVYYGNTGQVPPKPADRIYPQFIWNSLPIGIAGLVIAAILAAAMSNLSAALNSLASTTIMDFYRPMRPGRSESTYLRLAKWATVAWGCVLFVIGLLARSVHSVLEAGLGIASILYGALLGVFLLGVLTKRVHERAAMIGMSAGLAVNLYIKFATPVAWTWYVLIGTLVTSTTAIAASWLLREKSIDTAS, from the coding sequence ATGCGGTACCTCGACCTCGCGATCATAGTCCTGTATCTGATCGGCATCACGTGGTTTGGTGCCCGTTTCAAGGACTCTCAGAAGAGTCTCCGCGACTACTTCCTGGGAGGCCGCAACACTCCTTGGTGGGCCATCGGCTTCTCCATTGTTTCGGCCGAAACCAGCACCCTCACCGTCATCGGTACCCCTGCTTTGTCCTTCTATGGCAACTTCGGATTCCTCCAGGTCGTCTTCGGCTACCTCCTCGCCCGAATCTTCATTTCCACTCTCTTCCTTCCCCAGTACTTTCGCGGCGAACTGTTTACCGCCTACCAGCTCATGGAGCGCCGCTTCGGCCCTCGCCTGCGCAAACTCACCGCCGGCACCTTCCTGCTCCTTCGCGCACTCGCTGAGGGCGTGCGCGTCTTCGCCATTTCCATCGTTGTCTCCATCATCCTGGGGACTGGCGAGGTGGCTTCCATTGTCCTCATCGTCTGTCTGACGCTGTTTTATACCTTCGAAGGCGGAATGACTGCCGTTATTTGGACCGACGTCGTCCAGATGATCCTCTACGTCGGCGGAGCCTTGGTCAGCCTCTTCGTCATCCTCGCCAAGATCCCTGGTGGCTGGCCCGAGGTCTGGCAGGCCGCCGGAGCCGCCGACAAACTCGGCGTATTCGATTTTCACTTCGAATGGACCATGAAGTTCTTCTCCGCGCCCTACACGTTTTGGGCCGGATTCCTGGGCGGCTGCTTCCTCACCACCGCCAGCCACGGGACCGAACAGCTCATGGTGCAGCGCCTGCTTTCCGCCCGCAACGAAAGGGAAAGCCGCCTCGCCCTTTTCTCCAGTTGGTTCGTGATCCTGTTCCAGTTCACGCTTTTTCTCGTCATCGGCCTGATCCTCTGGGTCTACTACGGCAACACCGGCCAGGTTCCGCCAAAGCCGGCCGATCGCATCTACCCGCAGTTCATCTGGAATTCGCTGCCCATCGGCATCGCCGGCCTCGTCATCGCCGCCATCCTCGCCGCCGCGATGTCCAACCTCAGCGCCGCCCTCAACTCGCTGGCGTCCACCACCATCATGGATTTCTACCGCCCCATGCGCCCCGGCCGCTCCGAGTCCACCTACCTCCGCCTCGCCAAATGGGCCACCGTGGCCTGGGGTTGCGTCCTCTTCGTCATTGGTCTCCTTGCCCGCAGCGTCCACAGCGTCCTCGAAGCCGGCCTGGGCATAGCGTCCATCCTATATGGAGCCCTGCTGGGCGTCTTCCTCCTCGGTGTCCTCACCAAACGCGTCCACGAGCGCGCCGCCATGATCGGCATGTCCGCCGGTCTCGCTGTCAATTTGTACATCAAGTTCGCCACGCCGGTGGCCTGGACGTGGTACGTGCTCATCGGCACCCTCGTCACCTCCACCACCGCCATCGCCGCCTCTTGGCTTCTCAGGGAGAAATCGATTGACACAGCTTCGTAG
- the miaB gene encoding tRNA (N6-isopentenyl adenosine(37)-C2)-methylthiotransferase MiaB has product MKSFYLETFGCQMNVHDSEKVIGTLEQRGYSQVDTADAADLVLYNTCSIRDKAEQKVFHRLQEGKRAKGKIFGVLGCVAQQEGEKIFERAPHVSLVVGSASYTKLGELLVRIEAGERKVTGLSLDTEDTFETPLTRRDNPHRAYITIIEGCDKSCAYCVVPFTRGPERSRTSQGVIDEATKLASNGYSEIQLLGQNVNSYRDPSPAGWDFARLLEAVGSVPGIRRVRFTTSHPRDFVKEIIDAIDRTETLCNQVHLPVQSGSSRVLAAMQRQYTRDQYMQRIEWMKNARRDIAISTDIIVGFPGETEEDFDQTLNLLDEVEYDSIFSFKYSQRPNTPALQLEDQIPEEEKSRRLTILQERQRAIQMRRNTKLVGGRQEVLVEGSNSSTGQWIGRTSQNRILNFTTAPRPDGTMIPRERMVGTYLPVRVTRAGPNSLVGECAIAV; this is encoded by the coding sequence ATGAAAAGCTTTTACCTCGAAACCTTCGGTTGCCAGATGAATGTCCATGACTCCGAAAAAGTCATCGGCACGTTGGAGCAGCGCGGCTACTCGCAGGTCGACACCGCCGATGCGGCCGACCTGGTCCTCTACAACACCTGCAGCATCCGCGACAAAGCCGAACAGAAGGTCTTCCATCGGCTCCAGGAAGGCAAGCGCGCCAAGGGCAAGATCTTCGGTGTTCTTGGTTGCGTCGCCCAGCAGGAAGGCGAGAAGATCTTCGAACGCGCGCCCCACGTCAGCTTGGTGGTCGGCTCGGCCAGCTACACAAAACTCGGCGAACTGCTGGTCCGCATCGAGGCCGGCGAGCGCAAGGTGACCGGCCTGAGCCTGGACACCGAGGACACGTTCGAGACTCCTCTCACGCGCCGCGACAATCCGCACCGCGCCTACATCACGATCATCGAAGGCTGCGACAAGAGCTGTGCCTACTGCGTCGTCCCCTTCACTCGCGGACCCGAGCGCAGCCGCACCTCGCAGGGCGTCATCGACGAAGCCACCAAGCTCGCTTCGAACGGCTATTCCGAGATCCAGTTGCTGGGCCAGAACGTAAACAGCTACCGTGATCCCTCGCCCGCCGGCTGGGACTTCGCGCGCCTGCTGGAGGCCGTGGGCAGCGTCCCAGGCATCCGCCGGGTCCGCTTCACCACGTCCCACCCGCGCGATTTCGTAAAAGAGATCATCGACGCCATCGACCGCACGGAGACGCTCTGCAATCAGGTGCACCTGCCGGTCCAGAGCGGCTCGTCACGCGTGCTGGCGGCCATGCAGCGGCAGTACACGCGCGATCAGTACATGCAGCGCATCGAGTGGATGAAGAACGCCCGGCGCGACATCGCCATCTCCACCGACATCATCGTGGGCTTCCCCGGCGAGACTGAGGAAGACTTCGACCAGACGCTCAACCTCCTGGACGAGGTCGAGTACGACAGCATCTTCAGCTTCAAATACTCGCAGCGGCCCAACACACCGGCTCTCCAGTTGGAGGACCAGATCCCCGAGGAAGAGAAGAGCCGCCGCCTCACCATCCTGCAGGAGCGCCAGCGTGCCATCCAGATGCGCCGCAACACCAAGCTGGTCGGCGGCCGCCAGGAGGTGCTGGTGGAAGGCTCCAACAGCTCCACGGGCCAATGGATCGGCCGCACTTCGCAGAATCGGATTTTGAATTTCACCACCGCGCCGCGTCCCGATGGCACTATGATTCCGCGCGAGAGAATGGTCGGCACCTATCTGCCGGTCCGCGTCACCAGGGCAGGTCCAAACTCTCTGGTGGGCGAATGTGCTATAGCGGTGTAA
- a CDS encoding 4a-hydroxytetrahydrobiopterin dehydratase, with protein sequence MKKLTAKQVKAGLVGLSGWTVVDGKLHRAYEFPDFTHAFGFMATAATAIEKLNHHPEWFNVYNRVVVDLSTHDAGGITEKDLELAALLESFAKKLQ encoded by the coding sequence GTGAAGAAACTCACGGCGAAGCAAGTGAAAGCCGGCCTGGTGGGACTGTCAGGCTGGACGGTGGTGGATGGGAAACTGCATAGGGCGTATGAATTCCCGGACTTCACGCACGCCTTCGGGTTCATGGCCACCGCGGCTACGGCCATTGAGAAACTGAATCATCATCCGGAGTGGTTCAACGTGTACAACCGCGTGGTGGTGGACCTGTCGACACACGATGCGGGTGGGATCACGGAAAAGGATCTGGAGCTGGCCGCGTTGTTGGAATCGTTCGCAAAGAAACTGCAATGA
- a CDS encoding amino acid permease codes for MTQLRRDLGLWGAASIVVGTVIGSGIFLVPNTMIREVGSPWILFAVWIFGGVLSLAGALTYAELAAMLPEAGGEYNYLREAYGPFYGFLYGWTQMWVAKSGSIATLATGFYLYLANFRPELSTVAFVIPLPIGPNFSPLEVRSGQLFAIGLILALGVLNWFGVKVGGGVQIGVTILKVVLIGGIIGVGVFGGSGATTAGAFVGATGGATGFFAALVAALWAYDGWNNVSMVSSEVKNPQRNLPLALIYGTAAVIAIYLATNFAYFHILSPAEVGQTDRVAATMMQRVLGTWGANAVSIAAMVSIFAALNGSILTGSRVPYALARDGYFFRRFAFVNEAHHTPGFSILALSAWSCVLLLSGQYNQLLNLVIFPSWILYGMATAAVIVLRRKRPDLPRPYRTLGYPVVPVLFVLVAVLLLYFTLLKSPRESILGLVLIAAGLPFYRYWKRQRPSSR; via the coding sequence TTGACACAGCTTCGTAGGGATCTGGGCCTCTGGGGCGCCGCCTCCATCGTCGTTGGCACTGTGATCGGCAGCGGAATCTTTCTGGTTCCCAACACGATGATCCGGGAGGTTGGCAGTCCCTGGATCCTCTTCGCCGTCTGGATCTTCGGCGGCGTCCTTTCGCTGGCCGGGGCCCTCACCTATGCGGAACTCGCCGCCATGCTGCCCGAAGCCGGCGGCGAATACAACTACCTGCGAGAAGCCTATGGCCCTTTCTACGGATTCCTCTATGGCTGGACCCAGATGTGGGTCGCCAAAAGCGGCTCCATTGCCACGCTGGCCACCGGCTTCTACCTCTACCTGGCCAACTTCCGCCCGGAACTCAGCACCGTCGCTTTCGTGATCCCATTGCCCATCGGCCCGAATTTCAGCCCGCTCGAAGTGCGCTCCGGCCAGCTTTTCGCCATTGGTCTCATTCTGGCCCTCGGAGTATTGAATTGGTTCGGAGTTAAGGTGGGCGGCGGCGTTCAGATTGGCGTCACAATCCTCAAAGTCGTGCTCATTGGCGGCATTATTGGTGTTGGCGTCTTTGGCGGCAGTGGTGCCACCACCGCCGGAGCTTTCGTCGGAGCCACAGGCGGGGCGACCGGTTTCTTCGCCGCGCTCGTCGCCGCGCTCTGGGCGTATGATGGCTGGAACAACGTAAGCATGGTTTCCAGTGAGGTGAAGAATCCTCAACGAAATTTGCCACTCGCTCTGATTTACGGCACTGCTGCCGTCATCGCCATCTACTTGGCCACCAACTTCGCCTATTTCCACATTCTCTCGCCGGCCGAAGTCGGCCAGACCGATCGCGTGGCCGCCACCATGATGCAGCGGGTACTTGGTACCTGGGGTGCCAATGCCGTTTCCATCGCCGCCATGGTCTCCATCTTCGCCGCATTAAATGGGTCCATTCTCACCGGTTCGCGAGTGCCCTATGCGCTAGCCCGCGATGGCTATTTCTTTCGCCGCTTCGCCTTTGTCAACGAAGCCCATCACACACCCGGCTTCTCGATCCTTGCTCTCAGCGCCTGGTCCTGCGTTCTCCTGCTGAGCGGCCAGTACAATCAATTGTTAAATCTCGTTATCTTTCCCAGTTGGATTCTCTACGGTATGGCTACCGCGGCCGTCATCGTTCTCAGAAGGAAACGGCCCGATCTGCCCCGGCCCTACCGAACTCTCGGATATCCAGTGGTGCCGGTCCTATTTGTACTGGTCGCCGTCCTCCTTTTGTACTTCACCCTCCTGAAATCCCCCCGCGAATCCATCCTCGGCCTGGTTTTGATTGCCGCCGGTTTGCCCTTTTACCGGTACTGGAAACGGCAGCGGCCTTCCAGCCGCTGA
- a CDS encoding PadR family transcriptional regulator, with protein MSEPERLELLQGTLDLMVLQTLLALGRLHGYGIARRIEQVSGDAILLNQGTIYASLVRLEQRGWITSEWGESDNKRKAKFYAISDEGRKQLASETHNWQRLSDVMAKLFALEGEAPKS; from the coding sequence ATGTCAGAGCCGGAACGATTGGAACTGTTGCAAGGGACCTTGGACCTGATGGTCCTGCAGACCCTGCTCGCCCTGGGGCGGCTGCACGGGTACGGCATCGCACGCCGCATCGAGCAGGTGAGCGGCGACGCTATCCTATTGAATCAAGGGACGATCTACGCGTCCTTGGTACGTCTGGAGCAGCGCGGGTGGATCACTTCCGAATGGGGTGAGTCGGACAACAAGCGGAAGGCGAAGTTCTACGCGATCAGCGACGAGGGGCGAAAGCAACTGGCCAGTGAGACCCACAACTGGCAGCGGCTATCCGACGTCATGGCAAAACTGTTTGCACTGGAAGGGGAGGCACCCAAGTCATGA
- a CDS encoding bifunctional nuclease family protein — MKIRGLMMDPVTNMPIVILKDANGGQILPIWVGIYEANAIALEIEKVSTPRPMTHDLIKNVLLGLETGVRKVVVSELRDDTFYAVIWLERGGEIISIDSRPSDALALALRLDCPIYVEEQVLKTSKSTANVSDKVTNEELRRWLEGLNDEDFGRYKM, encoded by the coding sequence ATGAAGATTCGCGGGCTCATGATGGACCCGGTCACCAACATGCCCATTGTGATCCTCAAGGATGCCAATGGTGGGCAGATCCTGCCCATCTGGGTGGGTATTTACGAGGCCAACGCCATCGCCCTGGAGATTGAGAAGGTCAGCACGCCGCGCCCCATGACGCACGATCTCATCAAGAACGTGCTGCTGGGCCTCGAAACAGGCGTTCGCAAAGTTGTTGTGAGCGAACTTCGCGACGACACGTTCTACGCCGTCATCTGGCTGGAGCGTGGCGGTGAGATCATCAGCATCGATTCGCGTCCCAGCGACGCCCTTGCCCTCGCACTGCGGCTGGACTGCCCCATCTATGTGGAGGAGCAGGTCCTCAAGACTTCGAAAAGCACGGCCAATGTCTCCGACAAGGTGACCAATGAGGAACTCCGGCGCTGGCTCGAAGGGCTCAACGACGAGGATTTCGGCCGGTATAAAATGTAG
- a CDS encoding TIGR03118 family protein, producing MKRFLYTALFSLLLATLPASAFSSGPRVRFTGAPGDNPLACTQCHTGTLNSFGGSVRVVYPGGTQYTPGKTYRLKVEIRDPEQQRWGFELSARLTSDLTNGQAGDLTSVDGNTRVLCDGSAAGTPKPCSPDKPVQFAEHVAAGTRPGTPNGVDFELDWTAPAAGSGAVTFYVAGNAANNNGNNQGDHIYTSSLSITEATGGGLQVPATAYDVRHLTSDLTGGWGEHVDPNLAGSWGIALGPTTPFWISNEMTGTTTVYNGNGEPFPTASPLIVKIPNGAGGNGHSSPTGQVWNGTAGFEVGPGKPAAFLFATENGGIAGWNRDVDPANAILKVDNAGANYKGLALGIGSSGPMLYAANFKTGTVDVFDYTFQSVPAPGGFTDPTLPAGYAPFNIQRFGRRLFVSYAKQDESKDEDEPGDGNGLISVFDMDGNFQQRLVTGGVLNSPWGMAIAPAFFGDYSNTLLVGNFGDGKINAFDLTSGQPVGQLRYRDGSVIALEGLWALVFGNGRNGGDANTLYFTAAVSGGPSGSKGDHGVFGSVTVLP from the coding sequence ATGAAGAGATTCTTGTACACGGCGCTGTTCTCGCTGCTACTGGCGACTCTGCCGGCCAGCGCTTTCAGCAGCGGCCCGCGAGTCCGATTTACCGGGGCGCCCGGCGACAATCCGTTGGCATGCACACAGTGCCACACGGGGACTTTGAATTCCTTTGGCGGCTCGGTACGAGTTGTATATCCGGGCGGCACGCAGTACACGCCCGGCAAGACCTACCGTCTGAAGGTGGAGATCCGGGATCCGGAGCAGCAGCGTTGGGGGTTTGAATTGTCGGCGCGATTGACGTCGGACCTGACCAACGGACAAGCCGGCGATCTGACCTCGGTGGACGGCAACACGAGGGTTCTGTGCGACGGAAGCGCGGCTGGGACTCCAAAGCCGTGTTCCCCGGACAAGCCGGTGCAGTTCGCCGAGCACGTGGCGGCCGGTACGCGGCCGGGTACACCGAATGGAGTGGATTTCGAACTGGACTGGACGGCGCCGGCGGCAGGATCGGGCGCGGTGACGTTCTATGTGGCGGGCAACGCGGCCAACAACAACGGCAACAATCAGGGCGATCACATCTACACAAGCAGCCTCAGCATCACGGAGGCAACGGGCGGCGGTCTGCAGGTGCCGGCCACGGCCTACGATGTTCGCCACCTGACCTCGGATCTGACTGGTGGATGGGGCGAGCATGTGGATCCCAATCTGGCGGGCTCCTGGGGTATCGCACTCGGGCCGACGACTCCCTTCTGGATCTCGAATGAAATGACTGGGACGACGACGGTGTACAACGGGAATGGCGAGCCTTTCCCGACGGCGAGTCCGTTGATCGTGAAGATCCCGAATGGCGCCGGCGGCAATGGCCATTCCAGTCCTACCGGCCAGGTGTGGAACGGAACAGCAGGCTTCGAAGTCGGCCCAGGCAAGCCGGCAGCGTTCCTCTTCGCCACGGAAAACGGCGGGATCGCGGGTTGGAACCGGGACGTGGATCCGGCCAATGCCATCCTGAAGGTGGACAACGCGGGCGCGAACTACAAGGGTCTGGCATTGGGCATCGGCAGCAGCGGCCCAATGTTGTACGCGGCGAACTTCAAGACCGGCACGGTGGATGTGTTCGACTACACCTTCCAGTCCGTACCCGCGCCGGGCGGGTTCACGGATCCGACGCTACCGGCCGGGTATGCTCCGTTCAACATCCAGCGCTTTGGGCGGCGTCTGTTCGTGTCCTACGCGAAACAGGATGAAAGCAAGGACGAGGACGAGCCCGGCGACGGCAACGGATTGATCAGCGTGTTCGACATGGATGGGAACTTCCAGCAGCGGCTGGTGACGGGCGGTGTGCTGAACTCGCCATGGGGTATGGCGATCGCACCGGCGTTCTTCGGAGACTACAGCAACACCTTGCTGGTGGGGAACTTCGGCGACGGGAAGATCAATGCGTTCGATCTGACGAGCGGGCAGCCGGTGGGCCAGTTGAGATACCGGGACGGCTCGGTGATCGCTCTAGAGGGCCTCTGGGCGCTCGTATTCGGCAACGGGCGCAATGGAGGCGATGCGAACACACTGTACTTCACGGCTGCGGTCTCCGGCGGCCCGTCCGGGTCAAAGGGCGACCACGGCGTGTTTGGGTCGGTCACCGTGTTGCCTTGA
- a CDS encoding SDR family NAD(P)-dependent oxidoreductase, whose protein sequence is MKLLLGKTILITGATGGLGEAVTAAFVEAGAFVAASARKVDSSSPAQLAVPADLTTAEGAEAAVRTVLEARGQLDGVVHVLGGFATDGETQDTSEQTWDKMFALNTRSPFLVFRAALKPMRVAGRGRIIAVGSRAGEVHPAGLAAYAASKAALHSLVQVIAAENKFTGITANVVLPSTIDTAVNRAAMPDADFLHWVRPESIAGLLVWLASDASADVSGALIPVYGKA, encoded by the coding sequence ATGAAGCTGCTTTTAGGCAAGACCATACTCATTACGGGTGCGACCGGCGGATTGGGTGAAGCCGTGACGGCGGCATTCGTGGAAGCAGGCGCTTTTGTCGCGGCGTCGGCGCGAAAGGTGGATAGCTCAAGTCCCGCGCAACTGGCGGTGCCCGCGGACCTGACAACGGCGGAGGGCGCCGAGGCAGCGGTAAGGACGGTGCTGGAGGCACGCGGGCAGTTGGATGGGGTGGTGCATGTGCTGGGCGGGTTTGCGACCGACGGCGAGACGCAGGATACGTCGGAACAGACATGGGACAAAATGTTTGCGCTGAATACACGGTCGCCGTTCCTGGTATTCAGGGCAGCGCTGAAGCCGATGCGCGTGGCGGGCCGAGGACGAATTATCGCAGTGGGTTCGCGGGCCGGCGAGGTGCATCCTGCCGGGCTGGCGGCCTATGCTGCCTCGAAGGCGGCGCTGCACTCGCTGGTTCAAGTGATCGCGGCGGAGAACAAGTTCACGGGCATCACGGCGAACGTGGTGCTGCCATCGACGATCGATACGGCGGTGAACCGGGCGGCCATGCCGGACGCGGATTTTCTACATTGGGTGCGGCCGGAGTCGATTGCGGGGCTGCTGGTGTGGCTGGCGTCCGATGCGTCGGCCGATGTGAGCGGTGCGTTGATTCCTGTTTACGGAAAGGCATAA